The nucleotide window CCAGTGTTGTTATCCATTATTGATAAAGGTTTGCTGGCTATCTCTGCTGTGCAAAAACGTAGTATTGATGACAAGTGGTTCAAACGAAATATTATCGCAGAAGGCGTTTCCAAAAATATTATCCTGTCACCGAGTGAACAAGCCTGGTTAAACGAACATAAAACAATTCGCTTTACGGGTGATCCAAATTGGTTGCCCTACGAAGCATTTGATAAAGATGGCAACTATATTGGTATTGTTGCTGAATATTTGCATTTGATAGAAAAGAAGCTGGGTATCACGATTGAGTATGTTCCAACGTCCAGTTGGACTGAATCTATTGATCTGATTAAGTCTGGTAAAGTCGATATGATTTCAGAAACCAGTGATTCCACTTTGGGTCAGTTTCTTACTTTCACCAGGCCGTATTTAAATAGTCCGATTGTTGTCGTGATGCGTGATGACAATGTCTATGTCGAAAGTCTTTCTTCCATAAAAAAGAAAAAAATTGCGGTCATTCATGAATATGGTTATGTGAATAATATTCGCAACCAGTATCCCGAAATTAACTTCATCGAAGTCATGAGCAGTCAGGATGGCCTAACAGCTGTGTCTACGGGAAAAGTAGATGCATTGGTCGCAACATTGGCACAAGCCAGCTATCACATTGCAGAAATGGGGATTAATAATATCAGGATAGTGGGTGAAACCGGGTTTAAAACCTCTCTTGCATTCGGCTTTAGTGAGGCATATCAGCCTATGGTGAGTCTTTTTAATCGCACATTTAATGCGATTTCGCTTACAGAGAAACAACGTATTCTGGATGAATGGGGAAAAGATAAATACGCAACGATCGTTGATTACAGTCTTGTTTTGAAGGTTATTGCAGTATTTCTGGTAGTAGTAGCATGGATTTTATATTGGAATAGAAAGCTCGCTGCTCAGATTCGTTTGCGGGAAGCGGCCGAAGCACAGACAAAAACATTGATAGATCATCTTCCCTTGCAAATTTCGGTGACACGCTATGATGGCCAGATTATTACTGGTAACCCGCAAGCCTTATTAGATTACAACCTACAAATAGATGAATTGGAGCGATTTAATATTCTCGATTTTTACTCCAATCCAAGTCAGCGTGAGGATGTTCTGGAAGATATAAGAACAAAAGGGTTTGTCGATCAGAAAATCGTCCAGTTTAAAAAACTGGATGGTGAAGAACGCTCAATGATGGTGTCTATCATGCCCATCAAATATCAGAATCAAGATGCCTTGTTGGGTATTGCGGTGGATCTGACGGACAGGCTGGAGATGGAAGCACAGTTGCTGGAGGCGAAAGAAAAAGCCGAGGTCGCTAATCGCACTAAATCTGAGTTTCTGGCCAATATGAGTCATGAAATTCGTACACCTATGAATGCCATTATTGGGTTTACCGAACTGCTTTATGAGCAGGTCAAAGACAACAAGATAAAATCCTATGTAAAAACCATTCATTCCGCCGGCAATGATTTAATGTTATTAATAAATGACATTCTCGATTTATCCAAAATTGAGGCGGGAAAATTAGAGATTAATTACGCAGCGACAAACCCGCACGTCTTATTTGAAGAGTTATCCCATATTTTCAGTGTGCCTTTGAGAAATAAAGGCGTAGAGCTGGTATTAGAAGTAGATGCTGAAATTCCACAAAGTCTGATGTTAGACGTGGTTCGACTGCGCCAGGTATTGCTCAACTTATTAGGAAACGCCGTTAAATTTACTGCGTCAGGGCGAATAACCATGCGGGCACGTGTCGATAATAAAAATAATATCGGCAGTAAATTAGGGCTGCGTATTGATGTGGAAGATACCGGTCTTGGTATTCCAGAAGATCAATTAGACCGAATTTTTGAAGACTTTAATCAAACAGTAGGTCAGGATACCGCCAAGTTTGGTGGTACTGGGTTGGGATTATCGATTTGCAGTCGTCTCATTAAACTGATGGGTGGGACGCTTACCGTCAAGAGTCAATTGGCCAAAGGGTCGATATTTACTGTGCACTTGGATAATGTCGTTGTGGCAGCGATTGCTGCTGAAACAACATTGAATAATTACAGCGAACCGACATTGCCGGTTTTTGCTCCGGCAACCATTCTTGTGGTTGATGATATTGAAGATAACCGGCGCTTGGTGGCTGAGAGTTTCTCTACTTCTGCACTGAAAATTATTGAGGCCGAAAATGGTAAAGAAGGGGTTGAAGCGATGAAACATCATCCTATTGATTTAGTGTTGATTGATTTACGTATGCCCGTGATGGATGGTTATCAGGCGGCAGAAAAAATTAAGGCAGAATTTGATATCCCGGTCATTGCGCTCACAGCCTCTGTGATGAAGGATGATTTTGATCGTCTCAAATCAGAGCATTTTGATGCGCATATCCGTAAGCCAGTCAAAAAGGCCGAACTCTACCATAAGCTGGCCGAATTCTTAGTGCATGAACAGCCTAGTGATTCAGACATGGCTCACGCTAATGATCAGATGCCCGTCTTATCGAAACATGAAATTAGTGTATTACCGACTATTCTCGGCTTTATGGAGAGCAAAATGCCGATTTGGAAGATGGTCAAAGAAAGCAATAATATGAGTGAAATTAAACGTTTTGCTTCGGATCTGAACCAAGTTGCAGATAAAGAGAAATTCACACCTTTAGCCAATTATGCCCAGCAACTTCTGGATAAAGTAGAAGTATTCGATATTCAGGGCATGACGGACTTATTGTCCGATTATCCCTTCCTATATAAGCGCTTAAGTCAGTCTGATTAGTATTTCTGGGCTCTCAGTTTAGCTACTTCTGCTCCGGAGACGTCGCCAGCCCGTAATCTGATTTCGGTGATCAACTGCCAGAAACGTTTCAGAAGAACTTGATTACCTGAGGATAACGACACGCCCTTTAAGGCGACTTGTTCTGCTAAGTCATAATCTTCCAGACTCATATGCGTCTGAGCTAAAGAGTAATAGACTTTAGGATCCCTTGGGGCAATACGTTGTGCTCGTTGTAAGTTATTCTGCGCACTTCTTAAGTCACCACTGACTCTTGCTTGCTCAGCCCTGTCCAGTAAAGCAATAACAGCAGGGTTTTGTTTTTGTGGCAACTGAGCTTGCGGTGGTGGCGCTTGGTGTGAAGGGATAGGTTGTCCAGGAATGGCTTCTTCCACAGGCGGATAGGCATGAGTTTCAGGCGTTGGCTGTTGAGGAGGCAGGTTACTACGATCATCAACTGGTGGTTGTGAGGGTTGATAAGGCGATGTTGTACAGGCAGCAAGCACACTTAGCATAAGCCCCGTTACAAAAAAACGTGATACATAATTTGTCATTGTTATACCTTATTAGAACCAGTCTTTGATCCAGTTCAATGAACGTGTCACTGGGTTAGATGATTCATCTGGTTTTGTCATACATTCGGATGCTTCAGTCGGTTCTGATCCAGAAATAAAGGGTAGCAGCCTTGCACCTTCGCAGTTTTCAGCAGACAGTAAAGCGGTTTCAGCGTTTATCCATAGCCATTTTATATCGTCTGGTAACGGTGCCTCAAATGATTCAAGCGGCTGAGTTTTCATAAAGCTCTTCCAGACTCTGAGTGCACCACCGGAACCGGTAAACGGCAAGGGTGAATTATCATCCAGGCCTAGCCAGACGACGGCTAAACGATTGTTACTAAATCCTGCAAACCAACTGTCGCGCTGGTCATCGGTGGTTCCTGTCTTTCCGGCAGTATTGATACTGCTCGGTAATACGGAATAAATGCTGGCAGCAGTACCGCTGTGAGTGACTTCCTGCATGGCGGTTTGAATTAGATAAACATCATCAGCATCAATAGTTTGACGTAGCTGGAATGGATAGCTGGATAATGCTTCGCCCTGACTATCTGTCACCGTGCGAATCGCTCGTACAGGTGTCTGGAAACCATTGGCAGCAATCGTTTGATACATGGTCGCCACTTCGAGGGGGGATAGTCCTTGTGCGCCAAGTAAAAGAGAGGGGTAAGCATCTAACTGACGTTTAATACCCAGCCGATTTAATGTGTTAATCACTTCTTTTAAGCCAACCTCCATACCAAGGCGAACAGTTGCAATATTATAAGAATGGGCTAAGGCATCAATCAGCATGACCTGTTGGTGTGATTGTTTGCTAAAGTTTTGTGGTTTCCATGTTTGCCCATTAGGCAGTTTCATCGTCAAGCTTGAGTCATCAACAATACTGGCCAGCGTTTTGCCATGCTCTAATGCGGTTAAATACACTGCGGGTTTTACTAGGGAGCCGATTGGGCGAAGCGAGTCTAATGCGCGGTTAAATCCTTTGTAACGGGTGTTTTTATCACCAATAACCGCAAGTACTTCACCCGTTTGTGGATCCGTGACTACCATACTGCCCTGCAATGGTTTCAGTTTGGCGCCATAGCTTTGTTGCAAAGTGCTGATGGTTTGTTTGAGTGACGTTTCAGCATGGCTTTGAGTGATGGGATCCAGGCTGGTGTAAACACGTAAACCTTCGGAATTCAGATCTTCATCACGGTAGTCACGACGAAGTTGTCGTTTTACTAAATCCAGAAACGCCGGGTAGGCTTCTTTTAATAAGGTACCTTTTTTGACGACATCAAGATCCGCATTGATAGCTTGCTGATATTGTTGCTGGGTGATTTTCCCCTGCTCAAACAACACTTGTAATACCAGGTTACGTCTTTTTTTCGCTCGTTCAGGGTGACGTCTTGGATCATAATAAGAGGGCCCCTTAACTAGTCCAGCCAGTAGTGCTAACTGATGCAATTTCAGTTCTTGTAGGGGTTGAGCAAAAAAGTAATGTGCTCCTAAACCAAAACCATGAATGGCTCGGGAGCCATCCTGTCCCAGATAGACCTCATTTAAATAAGCTTCGAGAATTTCATCTTTGTCATAATGAAGTTCTAATAACAAAGCCATGGGAATTTCGAGGAGTTTTCTGACAAGGCTGCGATCCGAGGTCAGATAAAAGTTTTTGATCAATTGCTGAGTTAACGTACTGCCACCTTGCACAAAACCACCGGCTTTAATATTAGCAACCATCGCACGAGCAATGCCTTTAGGCGATATACCATGGTGCTGATAAAAATCTCTGTCTTCTATCGCGATCAAGGCTTCGGTCAGCATCGGCGGCGCATCTTTAAGCTGGATAAGATCCCGATCTTCGTTATTTAAGGGATAGATACCACCGATGAGTACGGGTTCAAGCCGAACCAACGGCACATCCTGCCCCTGGTAATCTCTCAATTGTGTTAGGCCTTGGCCATCAAAATCGAGAATCAGTTTTCTTGCAGGCTCCATACCGTCACTGAAGCGGAACCCCCGAGTTGCAATAATGGCTTTTGATGTCGAAAACGCGGCTTGCCCCGGTTGGGCGGCTTTGTTGGTAAACTGATAACCCAAGCCTCTCAGCTCGATTTTTAAGTCAGCAATCGATATTGGCGCACCCGCATACAGTTCCAGTGGACGTGCATACACCTTGGCAGGAACCGCCCAACGTTTGCCTTCAAACTGGCTACGGATTTGAGCATCAAGAAACAGCGTTAAAAAACCGAGCAGAACGAGGATCGTAAAAGCGATCTTGAGTAAGCTTGAGCGACTGATGAAACCAGTTTGTTTTTTTCTTCGGGAGCTTGTTTTTTTTGAGCGTGTACGTTTTTTAGCGGGCGTTTTCTTTTGAGCCATGAGATTCTCAGCTTAGGATACGAGCCTGTTCAGGCGGTAATTCAATAACAACATTAAAACATGATGTTGGCATTAAGTGATAACAGTCCACCTTAATATGCGGCGTTCAGCGGAAACGAATCGTTAAAACGCGCAGCAGTGAAAATTGTCAGAGGTCTGATCCTGTTTGTAGATAAATCAGGGCAATGGAAACCGATACGCTTGTGCTCTAAGTCATTACTTTTTTTACAGTTCGTCAAAACAGGCACGCCTAAAAAGCGCTAACAGCTTGATTTCGCATTATG belongs to Methylophaga thalassica and includes:
- a CDS encoding transporter substrate-binding domain-containing protein, with product MMFITLFFLLLNVVVTLFSSTVMADNETVKTQYQTPVLLTQEEIDWIETHPVVIVGGGAEWPPYDFIDSKGQYQGIARDYLNIISSLTGLKFKYEETGTWRDHLKQFVAGEIDLLPAVFMTQEKSSYMAFSSPHHEAVEYFFIRSDIKLDDKNSLDNLRVALPRDDSRISTIKRYFPKLNIVETNTADEAIELVLNGKADLLYDYYAVLSYKLDRQGILNIEPLQSTRYLGSENLYMATQKSEPVLLSIIDKGLLAISAVQKRSIDDKWFKRNIIAEGVSKNIILSPSEQAWLNEHKTIRFTGDPNWLPYEAFDKDGNYIGIVAEYLHLIEKKLGITIEYVPTSSWTESIDLIKSGKVDMISETSDSTLGQFLTFTRPYLNSPIVVVMRDDNVYVESLSSIKKKKIAVIHEYGYVNNIRNQYPEINFIEVMSSQDGLTAVSTGKVDALVATLAQASYHIAEMGINNIRIVGETGFKTSLAFGFSEAYQPMVSLFNRTFNAISLTEKQRILDEWGKDKYATIVDYSLVLKVIAVFLVVVAWILYWNRKLAAQIRLREAAEAQTKTLIDHLPLQISVTRYDGQIITGNPQALLDYNLQIDELERFNILDFYSNPSQREDVLEDIRTKGFVDQKIVQFKKLDGEERSMMVSIMPIKYQNQDALLGIAVDLTDRLEMEAQLLEAKEKAEVANRTKSEFLANMSHEIRTPMNAIIGFTELLYEQVKDNKIKSYVKTIHSAGNDLMLLINDILDLSKIEAGKLEINYAATNPHVLFEELSHIFSVPLRNKGVELVLEVDAEIPQSLMLDVVRLRQVLLNLLGNAVKFTASGRITMRARVDNKNNIGSKLGLRIDVEDTGLGIPEDQLDRIFEDFNQTVGQDTAKFGGTGLGLSICSRLIKLMGGTLTVKSQLAKGSIFTVHLDNVVVAAIAAETTLNNYSEPTLPVFAPATILVVDDIEDNRRLVAESFSTSALKIIEAENGKEGVEAMKHHPIDLVLIDLRMPVMDGYQAAEKIKAEFDIPVIALTASVMKDDFDRLKSEHFDAHIRKPVKKAELYHKLAEFLVHEQPSDSDMAHANDQMPVLSKHEISVLPTILGFMESKMPIWKMVKESNNMSEIKRFASDLNQVADKEKFTPLANYAQQLLDKVEVFDIQGMTDLLSDYPFLYKRLSQSD
- a CDS encoding tetratricopeptide repeat protein, encoding MTNYVSRFFVTGLMLSVLAACTTSPYQPSQPPVDDRSNLPPQQPTPETHAYPPVEEAIPGQPIPSHQAPPPQAQLPQKQNPAVIALLDRAEQARVSGDLRSAQNNLQRAQRIAPRDPKVYYSLAQTHMSLEDYDLAEQVALKGVSLSSGNQVLLKRFWQLITEIRLRAGDVSGAEVAKLRAQKY
- the mrcB gene encoding penicillin-binding protein 1B, encoding MAQKKTPAKKRTRSKKTSSRRKKQTGFISRSSLLKIAFTILVLLGFLTLFLDAQIRSQFEGKRWAVPAKVYARPLELYAGAPISIADLKIELRGLGYQFTNKAAQPGQAAFSTSKAIIATRGFRFSDGMEPARKLILDFDGQGLTQLRDYQGQDVPLVRLEPVLIGGIYPLNNEDRDLIQLKDAPPMLTEALIAIEDRDFYQHHGISPKGIARAMVANIKAGGFVQGGSTLTQQLIKNFYLTSDRSLVRKLLEIPMALLLELHYDKDEILEAYLNEVYLGQDGSRAIHGFGLGAHYFFAQPLQELKLHQLALLAGLVKGPSYYDPRRHPERAKKRRNLVLQVLFEQGKITQQQYQQAINADLDVVKKGTLLKEAYPAFLDLVKRQLRRDYRDEDLNSEGLRVYTSLDPITQSHAETSLKQTISTLQQSYGAKLKPLQGSMVVTDPQTGEVLAVIGDKNTRYKGFNRALDSLRPIGSLVKPAVYLTALEHGKTLASIVDDSSLTMKLPNGQTWKPQNFSKQSHQQVMLIDALAHSYNIATVRLGMEVGLKEVINTLNRLGIKRQLDAYPSLLLGAQGLSPLEVATMYQTIAANGFQTPVRAIRTVTDSQGEALSSYPFQLRQTIDADDVYLIQTAMQEVTHSGTAASIYSVLPSSINTAGKTGTTDDQRDSWFAGFSNNRLAVVWLGLDDNSPLPFTGSGGALRVWKSFMKTQPLESFEAPLPDDIKWLWINAETALLSAENCEGARLLPFISGSEPTEASECMTKPDESSNPVTRSLNWIKDWF